The Labilibaculum sp. DW002 genome includes a region encoding these proteins:
- the hcp gene encoding hydroxylamine reductase — MAMFCYQCQEAAKGTGCTVKGVCGKTDEVANIQDLLMYVMKGISVFSTKAREAGVENDKVNNFIMTGLFMTITNANFDKVKFVAAIREGLKLREEIKTQAEAAGVKFDNLHHSATWTADAEHDFDAKARVIGVLSTENEDVRSLRELLMYGLKGFAAYVEHAYNLGLEKAEMYAFMQKALQATTNDTLSADDLVALVMECGANGVTAMATLDEANTTAYGNPEITEVNIGVSNKPGILISGHDLKDMEDLLKQTEGTGVDVYTHSEMLPANYYPAFKKYEHFVGNYGNAWWKQNEEFETFNGPILFTTNCIVPPKANSTYQDKVYTTGASGFPGFKHVDADENGKKDFSEIIEVAKKCAAPTEIENGTIVGGFAHNQVMQLADKVVDAVKSGAIRKFFVMAGCDGRMKGRDYYTEFAAALPQDTVILTAGCAKYRYNKLELGDIGGIPRVLDAGQCNDSYSLAVIALKLKEVFELNDINELPIAYNIAWYEQKAVIVLLALLSLGVKNIHLGPTLPAFLSPNVAKVLIDTFGIGGIGTVDEDMKMFLN, encoded by the coding sequence ATGGCTATGTTTTGTTATCAGTGCCAAGAGGCAGCAAAAGGAACTGGATGTACAGTAAAAGGTGTTTGTGGTAAAACCGATGAGGTTGCAAATATTCAAGATTTATTGATGTATGTGATGAAAGGAATTTCAGTTTTCAGTACTAAAGCTCGCGAAGCTGGTGTTGAAAATGATAAAGTAAACAACTTCATCATGACAGGTTTGTTTATGACTATTACCAATGCCAACTTCGACAAAGTAAAATTTGTTGCTGCAATTCGCGAAGGTTTAAAACTACGTGAAGAGATTAAAACTCAAGCTGAGGCTGCTGGTGTTAAGTTTGATAACCTACATCATTCTGCAACTTGGACTGCTGATGCTGAGCATGATTTTGATGCAAAAGCTCGTGTTATTGGTGTTCTTTCTACTGAAAACGAAGATGTTCGTTCATTGAGAGAATTATTAATGTACGGATTAAAAGGTTTTGCTGCATACGTTGAGCATGCATATAATTTAGGTCTTGAGAAAGCTGAAATGTATGCATTCATGCAAAAAGCTTTACAAGCAACTACTAATGATACATTAAGTGCTGACGATTTAGTAGCTCTTGTGATGGAGTGTGGTGCTAATGGTGTTACTGCTATGGCAACTCTTGACGAAGCAAATACAACTGCTTATGGTAACCCGGAAATTACTGAGGTAAATATCGGAGTTTCTAACAAGCCAGGTATCCTAATTTCAGGTCACGACCTTAAGGATATGGAAGATTTATTGAAGCAAACTGAAGGAACAGGTGTTGATGTTTACACTCACTCTGAGATGTTACCAGCTAACTACTACCCAGCATTCAAAAAGTATGAGCACTTTGTAGGTAACTACGGAAATGCATGGTGGAAGCAGAACGAAGAGTTTGAAACTTTTAATGGACCTATCTTGTTTACTACTAACTGTATTGTTCCTCCAAAAGCAAACTCAACATACCAAGATAAAGTATATACTACAGGAGCATCTGGTTTCCCGGGATTCAAGCACGTTGATGCTGATGAGAACGGAAAGAAAGATTTCTCTGAAATTATTGAAGTAGCTAAGAAATGTGCTGCACCAACAGAGATTGAGAACGGAACTATCGTAGGTGGTTTTGCTCATAACCAAGTTATGCAATTGGCTGACAAAGTTGTTGATGCTGTTAAGTCGGGAGCTATTCGTAAGTTCTTTGTAATGGCAGGTTGTGACGGTCGCATGAAGGGGCGTGATTACTATACAGAATTTGCTGCTGCTTTACCACAAGATACTGTAATTTTAACTGCAGGTTGTGCTAAGTACCGTTACAACAAGCTTGAGCTTGGTGATATCGGAGGTATTCCTAGAGTATTAGATGCAGGTCAGTGTAACGACTCTTATTCATTAGCTGTTATCGCATTGAAATTGAAAGAAGTATTTGAACTAAACGATATCAACGAATTACCAATTGCATACAATATTGCATGGTACGAGCAAAAAGCTGTTATTGTATTGCTAGCTCTTCTTTCACTGGGTGTTAAGAACATTCACCTGGGACCAACATTGCCAGCTTTCCTTTCTCCAAATGTAGCTAAGGTGTTAATCGATACATTCGGAATTGGTGGAATTGGTACTGTAGATGAGGACATGAAAATGTTTTTAAATTAA
- a CDS encoding tetratricopeptide repeat-containing sensor histidine kinase, producing the protein MKYSINVYLTFLLFILNISSTSLFAQNQSVEELVEASYVDISRDIRAKKLDSSYLEIQKFYKISTDNKLPLYIGKAESLYGEYYSTKGEKDSSLYHFELAEKIFESEEDFSMQGKMNVKIAVIYKSIGEIELSIKYYEKSISLLQINEDTLWYGIVSNKLGRIYYHRLDYVNALKNMQNSINAFRLLDDHSRIGSTYNSMGLIYRETNNKPKEKEVYLKGIEAYKKVDGSKNLGVLYNNLSELYFDEGNVALGLETLEKAKTIYEKANYEKGMIGYYSVLAYYHFTLETPNYEKTIEYSIKKIALSEKFKSNIQYADGIFFLGRSYLQTNQYEKAKTILEEGLGFAEELGYYQEIKNITYPLADVYNKLGMTKKAYETLEKHIRFRDSISSEEKIQEFTRLDEKFKYDQQMLNDSLARVQLDLELKYKHQQEIQEQDRALIIIGFIAVFLLGSAIFIFIYARRRKKQAKELDEKNIIINESLSEKELLLKEIHHRVKNNLQIVSSLLDLQSNSIDDEATLVAINDGQTRMKAMALIHQNLYQNKHLESISFKDYLEQLVVQVSSGNQIEQEVEHSIEMEDVNFDIDTAVPLGLIVNELLTNAFKYAFTKQDIGQLSIKLEHNQDYYKLSIKDNGLGLPDDYNFEKSKSLGLKLVRRLSKQLYGKAEYTFDNGSVFTIYFKDTATRKETS; encoded by the coding sequence ATGAAATACAGTATAAATGTTTATTTAACTTTCTTATTATTCATACTGAATATATCTTCAACTTCTCTGTTCGCACAAAATCAGTCTGTAGAAGAGTTGGTTGAAGCATCGTATGTTGATATATCAAGAGATATACGCGCTAAAAAATTAGATTCCTCATATCTAGAAATTCAAAAGTTTTATAAAATTTCAACTGATAATAAGCTTCCTTTATATATTGGAAAAGCTGAAAGTTTGTATGGTGAATATTATTCTACAAAAGGAGAGAAAGATTCATCACTTTACCATTTTGAATTGGCAGAAAAAATCTTTGAATCAGAAGAAGATTTTTCGATGCAAGGTAAAATGAATGTTAAAATCGCTGTGATATATAAAAGTATTGGCGAAATTGAGCTTTCCATTAAGTATTACGAAAAATCTATAAGCTTACTTCAAATTAATGAGGATACTTTATGGTATGGCATAGTAAGTAATAAATTAGGAAGGATATATTACCATAGACTGGATTATGTAAATGCATTAAAAAATATGCAGAACTCCATTAATGCTTTTAGACTACTTGACGATCATTCAAGAATAGGTAGTACATATAATTCTATGGGCTTAATATATAGAGAAACCAATAATAAGCCAAAAGAAAAAGAGGTGTATTTAAAAGGTATTGAAGCCTACAAAAAAGTTGATGGATCAAAGAATTTAGGAGTCTTATATAATAACCTTTCGGAGTTGTACTTTGATGAGGGGAATGTTGCGCTTGGTTTAGAAACGTTAGAAAAGGCTAAAACAATTTATGAGAAAGCCAATTATGAAAAAGGGATGATTGGATATTATTCTGTTTTAGCATATTATCATTTTACTTTGGAGACTCCCAATTACGAAAAAACAATAGAATATAGCATTAAAAAAATTGCACTTTCGGAAAAATTCAAATCAAATATTCAATATGCCGATGGTATATTTTTTCTTGGCAGATCGTATTTACAAACCAATCAGTATGAAAAAGCTAAAACAATACTGGAAGAGGGCTTAGGTTTCGCTGAAGAACTAGGCTATTATCAAGAGATTAAAAACATTACATATCCATTAGCAGATGTTTATAATAAGCTTGGTATGACCAAGAAGGCTTATGAAACTTTGGAAAAACACATACGTTTTAGAGATAGTATTTCGAGCGAAGAAAAGATTCAGGAATTTACAAGGCTCGATGAAAAGTTTAAATACGATCAACAAATGCTTAATGATAGCTTGGCTCGAGTCCAATTGGATCTAGAATTAAAGTACAAACATCAACAAGAGATTCAAGAGCAAGATAGGGCGCTTATAATCATTGGATTCATTGCTGTTTTTCTATTAGGGTCTGCAATCTTTATTTTTATCTATGCTAGAAGAAGGAAAAAGCAAGCAAAGGAGTTAGACGAGAAGAACATTATAATCAATGAATCACTTTCTGAGAAGGAGCTTCTGCTAAAAGAAATCCACCATAGGGTAAAGAATAATCTTCAGATTGTTTCCAGTTTACTCGATTTGCAATCTAATAGTATTGATGATGAAGCCACACTTGTTGCCATTAACGATGGACAAACAAGAATGAAAGCCATGGCTTTGATTCATCAAAATCTATATCAGAATAAACATTTAGAGAGCATTTCATTTAAAGATTATTTGGAACAATTAGTGGTTCAAGTTAGTAGTGGTAACCAAATAGAACAAGAAGTTGAGCATAGCATTGAGATGGAGGATGTAAATTTCGATATTGATACTGCAGTGCCTTTAGGTTTAATCGTAAATGAACTATTAACCAATGCTTTTAAATATGCATTTACAAAACAGGATATTGGACAGCTTAGTATAAAACTGGAACACAATCAGGATTATTATAAACTCTCAATAAAAGACAATGGCTTAGGATTGCCTGATGATTATAACTTTGAAAAATCGAAATCGTTAGGCTTAAAATTGGTTCGTCGCCTGAGTAAACAGCTTTATGGAAAAGCTGAATATACTTTTGATAATGGTTCTGTATTTACTATTTATTTTAAAGATACTGCAACTCGAAAAGAAACTTCTTAA
- a CDS encoding OmpA family protein: MIKRFTLILLICIASNTAFSQKLSVFMGDKEFDQFNYLKAVEYYEHALKKDSSVVHVQRRLAQSYHKIGDNDNSFKFYELLTNNSSHENSDWILYGDLSRENGKYRLAKKCYQEYLKVDSDKEEIKSLVEQMEMLEKVDLTELKCAINEVDFNSSYSDFAPALYGNKVIFSSGRKSKSFRSDKYGWNGQYFLELFQFTKDTIAEEQIIRFAKGIGSRYHEGVVCFSKDLNQMFFTRSNYFKGKLNRDEKGVNNLKIFIAEKENDNWKIAAEFPFNSDKYSVGHPSLSADGNTLYFVSDMPGGIGGTDVYKSLLKNGKWTKPINLGKKINTSENEMFPHVNGNTLFFASNGRAGMGGLDIYVADLISDETELTHLGAPVNSEADDFALVMHANSNQGYFSSNRRTGKGDDDIYQFAIAGTNDVEIQILNAETHELIAADEILVNDKVDSSLDFNSETFSYTKEITREENYDLHISREGFVSKDTSFYSDLFDAKQKHVYYLTSIPVVEEIVDALPESLPPIYFDYDKHEITSEANKILIDLFELLSKHEDMAVTVMANTDVRGSNRYNKRLAKNRAKSARKVLLKLGVSADRIDMGVIGEEKPLNKIDSQSEEEWHKFNRRVDFELKSIEK, from the coding sequence ATGATCAAAAGATTTACACTTATTCTTTTAATCTGCATTGCTTCAAATACTGCTTTTTCTCAAAAGTTATCAGTTTTCATGGGCGATAAGGAGTTCGACCAGTTTAATTACTTAAAAGCTGTCGAGTATTATGAACATGCATTAAAAAAAGATTCTTCTGTTGTACATGTGCAAAGAAGATTAGCTCAATCGTACCACAAAATTGGTGATAATGATAACTCCTTTAAATTTTATGAATTACTAACTAACAATTCTAGTCATGAAAATTCTGATTGGATTTTATATGGTGATTTGTCAAGAGAAAACGGAAAATATCGTTTGGCAAAAAAATGTTATCAAGAATATTTAAAGGTAGATTCAGATAAAGAAGAAATAAAAAGTCTTGTTGAGCAGATGGAAATGCTTGAAAAAGTTGACTTGACTGAATTGAAGTGTGCAATTAATGAAGTTGATTTTAATTCAAGCTACTCTGATTTTGCACCTGCCTTATATGGTAATAAAGTAATTTTTAGCTCGGGACGAAAGAGTAAAAGTTTCCGTTCAGATAAATATGGTTGGAATGGTCAGTATTTTCTTGAACTTTTTCAATTTACTAAGGATACTATAGCAGAAGAGCAAATTATTCGATTTGCAAAAGGAATAGGATCTAGATACCACGAAGGTGTTGTTTGTTTTTCGAAAGATTTAAATCAGATGTTCTTTACCCGAAGTAATTATTTCAAAGGAAAACTGAATAGAGATGAAAAGGGTGTAAATAATTTGAAAATTTTCATTGCTGAAAAGGAAAATGACAATTGGAAAATTGCTGCTGAATTTCCTTTTAATAGCGATAAATATTCGGTTGGTCATCCTAGCTTAAGTGCAGATGGGAACACTCTTTACTTCGTTTCTGATATGCCAGGAGGTATTGGAGGAACGGATGTTTATAAATCTCTTTTGAAAAATGGGAAATGGACCAAGCCAATTAATTTAGGCAAAAAGATTAATACATCTGAAAATGAAATGTTTCCTCATGTAAATGGAAATACCTTGTTCTTTGCCTCGAATGGTCGCGCAGGAATGGGTGGTTTAGATATTTATGTAGCCGATTTAATTTCGGATGAGACGGAATTAACGCATTTAGGAGCACCTGTAAATTCAGAGGCTGATGATTTTGCATTAGTAATGCATGCCAATAGTAATCAAGGATATTTTTCATCTAATAGAAGAACCGGTAAAGGGGATGATGATATTTATCAATTCGCAATTGCTGGAACAAATGACGTTGAAATTCAGATTTTGAATGCAGAAACTCATGAGCTAATTGCTGCAGATGAGATTCTTGTTAATGATAAGGTAGATTCATCTTTAGACTTTAATTCAGAAACGTTTTCTTATACTAAGGAAATTACTCGAGAAGAGAATTACGATCTGCATATTTCAAGAGAAGGTTTTGTGAGTAAGGATACAAGCTTTTATAGTGATCTTTTTGATGCTAAACAGAAGCATGTTTACTATTTGACTTCGATTCCTGTTGTTGAGGAAATAGTTGATGCTTTGCCAGAATCATTACCTCCAATCTACTTCGATTACGACAAACATGAAATCACAAGTGAGGCTAATAAAATTCTTATTGATTTGTTCGAATTATTATCAAAACATGAAGATATGGCTGTAACTGTTATGGCAAATACTGATGTTAGAGGATCGAACCGATACAATAAAAGATTGGCGAAAAATCGTGCGAAAAGTGCTCGTAAAGTACTCCTTAAGTTAGGAGTTTCAGCAGATAGAATTGATATGGGAGTGATTGGTGAAGAAAAACCTTTAAACAAGATAGATTCTCAATCAGAAGAAGAATGGCACAAGTTCAATCGTAGAGTTGACTTTGAATTAAAATCTATAGAAAAATAA
- a CDS encoding PepSY-associated TM helix domain-containing protein — translation MSRNKTISFFKKYHKWPSLALTFFVFLFAISGIVMNHRGLFSSVDVDRDYLGSEYQYVNWNKAAVKSAVKINGDTALIYGNIGVWKTTDNFKSFQDYNLGFKDGIDNRKIEKLIKLKSGEVFAGGLFGLFLQDSETEKWEQIDLPISEQRVVDLVEIKNQLYVLTRSHLLKRTELGFELVELPPSEDYDNKISLFKTLWEIHSGEAFGVVGKLFVDFIGLIFIFLCFSGLVYFFYPKWIKSLKQKGKTLKGKVQFLKFNLKWHNHFGNWLIVFLLLITLTGMFLRPPLLIAIATNRVAKIPFTHLDSSNPWFDQLRRIMYDEELDRILLATNERVYFTDDHFASAPISYAVQPPISVMGVNVFEKASTGNYIVGSFSGIFYWIPEKGLVFDYITKKPHVPVRTMGPPISAHPIAGYLKDSNGNEILFDYNLGAGNLSSNSGFSQMPMMIQDSPMSLWNLCLEIHTGRIYQYIFGRFYILFVPLAGISILWILITGFILYRKQKKRKRLNFIYSNIQYVI, via the coding sequence ATGAGTCGAAATAAGACAATTTCATTTTTTAAAAAATACCATAAGTGGCCATCTTTGGCTCTTACTTTTTTTGTTTTTCTGTTTGCAATTTCAGGTATTGTAATGAATCATAGAGGCCTGTTCTCATCTGTAGATGTAGATCGTGACTATTTGGGAAGTGAATATCAGTATGTGAATTGGAATAAGGCTGCCGTTAAATCGGCTGTTAAGATCAATGGAGATACAGCCTTAATATATGGTAATATTGGAGTATGGAAAACAACAGATAACTTCAAATCATTTCAGGATTACAATCTGGGCTTTAAGGATGGGATTGATAATCGTAAGATTGAAAAATTGATCAAACTAAAATCCGGAGAAGTATTTGCTGGAGGTTTGTTTGGTTTATTTCTTCAAGATTCGGAAACTGAAAAATGGGAACAAATTGACTTGCCTATATCAGAACAACGTGTGGTTGATTTGGTAGAAATTAAGAATCAATTATACGTTTTAACTCGTTCTCATTTATTAAAGAGGACAGAACTTGGTTTTGAACTTGTAGAATTACCACCTTCAGAAGATTACGACAATAAGATAAGCCTGTTTAAAACTTTGTGGGAGATTCATAGTGGAGAAGCATTTGGTGTTGTAGGAAAGTTGTTTGTTGATTTTATTGGCTTAATTTTCATCTTTTTGTGTTTTAGCGGATTGGTCTATTTTTTTTATCCGAAATGGATAAAATCTCTAAAGCAAAAAGGGAAAACTTTGAAAGGTAAAGTGCAGTTTTTAAAGTTTAATTTAAAGTGGCACAATCATTTTGGAAATTGGTTGATTGTTTTTTTGCTGTTAATCACTCTTACGGGGATGTTTTTGCGTCCACCATTATTGATTGCTATCGCAACTAATCGTGTTGCAAAAATACCATTTACACATCTTGATAGCTCAAATCCTTGGTTTGATCAGTTGCGAAGAATAATGTACGATGAAGAGCTTGATCGAATTTTATTAGCTACTAATGAGAGGGTGTATTTTACAGATGATCATTTTGCAAGTGCTCCGATTTCTTATGCAGTTCAGCCTCCAATATCAGTAATGGGTGTTAATGTTTTCGAGAAAGCAAGTACAGGAAATTACATAGTTGGTTCTTTTAGTGGTATTTTTTATTGGATACCAGAAAAAGGTCTTGTGTTTGATTATATAACGAAGAAGCCACATGTGCCAGTTAGAACAATGGGACCTCCAATTTCTGCGCATCCAATTGCGGGTTATTTAAAAGATTCGAATGGGAATGAAATATTGTTTGATTACAATCTTGGAGCTGGAAATTTAAGCAGTAATAGTGGTTTTTCACAAATGCCAATGATGATACAAGATTCTCCAATGTCCTTATGGAATCTTTGCTTGGAAATTCATACCGGAAGGATATATCAATACATCTTTGGAAGGTTTTATATCTTATTTGTTCCGTTGGCTGGGATTAGCATTTTATGGATTTTAATCACTGGTTTTATTTTGTATCGGAAACAGAAAAAACGAAAAAGATTGAACTTTATATATAGTAATATTCAATACGTTATTTAA
- a CDS encoding histidine kinase dimerization/phosphoacceptor domain -containing protein — protein sequence MKKLQFILFLFLLHIASIKAQSDHKIDSLYLLLSQTKIDSVRTDLHYNIAQEYFKQNADSAFLHTKLSHQYAEKCNYKRGLAKATSNYGRYYFMTQNLDSALIMANRCLELNKEIGDKSYIAQSYMSVGAVNVNRGDLDKGQLYYEKSIELYKELKNLRQLAKLYGNIVVICHHKGDTDKAIDYQNKTLEIALKLKDNELIGLSYHNAAFLYGSTSSYEKSYESELKAIEYRAKDNDLVGLWECYINIAQDLVNLKRYEECISYSRKAIALINKTTKDVNSLALANLNMGEAYTKLKEYSKAEKTYITALNNLKSTHHVREKVAVNIALGRIKTELKQWDSALKYLNIASDLIRDYEDLQINRDIVALKALAYKGKKHYRLAYEHLDEYYTLKDSILNKDNIEKVAKLEAKFEHDKELQIINIEKENEAKLHQEKLKSEKMISRLYLSLLVVVFLGLFFIYRLYLQKKKTDSQKEVLLKEIHHRVKNNLQIVSSLLDLQSNSIDDESTLVAINDGQTRMKAMALIHQNLYQNKHIESISFKDYIEQLVVQVSDGNQIEQEVEHSIEMEDVNFDIDTAVPLGLIVNELLTNAFKYAFTKQDIGQLSIKLEHNQDYYKLSIKDNGLGLPDDYNFEKSKSLGLKLVRRLSKQLYGKAEYTFDNGSVFTIFFKDTETRKEIS from the coding sequence ATGAAAAAATTACAATTCATACTTTTTCTATTTCTACTCCATATTGCATCAATTAAAGCTCAATCAGATCATAAAATAGACAGCTTGTATTTGTTGTTGAGCCAAACAAAAATAGATTCTGTTAGAACTGACTTGCATTATAATATTGCACAAGAGTATTTTAAGCAAAATGCTGACTCTGCATTTTTACATACTAAACTTTCTCATCAGTATGCAGAAAAATGTAATTATAAAAGAGGTTTGGCTAAAGCGACTAGCAATTATGGCAGGTATTACTTTATGACGCAGAATTTGGACAGTGCATTAATAATGGCGAACCGTTGTTTAGAATTGAATAAGGAAATTGGTGATAAAAGTTATATTGCTCAATCCTACATGTCGGTTGGTGCCGTGAATGTGAATCGAGGAGATTTGGATAAAGGGCAGTTGTATTATGAGAAATCTATAGAATTGTATAAAGAGCTAAAAAATCTGAGGCAGTTAGCTAAACTCTATGGTAATATTGTGGTGATATGTCATCATAAAGGAGATACAGATAAAGCAATAGATTATCAAAATAAGACTTTAGAAATTGCATTGAAACTGAAGGATAACGAGTTGATTGGTCTGTCATATCATAATGCTGCTTTTTTATATGGTAGTACAAGTAGTTATGAGAAATCGTATGAGTCGGAGCTAAAAGCAATTGAGTACAGAGCTAAGGATAATGATTTGGTAGGTTTGTGGGAGTGCTATATAAATATTGCACAAGATCTTGTAAATCTTAAGCGATATGAAGAGTGTATTAGTTATTCGCGCAAAGCTATTGCGTTAATCAACAAAACGACAAAGGATGTTAACTCATTGGCTTTAGCGAATTTAAATATGGGTGAAGCATATACCAAATTAAAAGAATATTCAAAAGCAGAAAAAACCTATATAACTGCATTAAATAATCTTAAATCGACTCATCATGTTCGAGAAAAGGTTGCAGTTAATATTGCATTAGGTCGAATAAAAACAGAACTTAAACAATGGGATAGTGCATTAAAATACTTAAATATTGCAAGTGATTTAATAAGGGATTATGAAGACCTACAAATTAACAGAGATATTGTAGCATTGAAAGCACTAGCTTATAAAGGGAAAAAGCATTATAGGTTAGCATATGAACATCTAGATGAATACTATACTTTGAAAGATAGCATTCTTAATAAGGATAATATCGAAAAAGTAGCCAAGTTAGAAGCCAAATTCGAACATGATAAAGAGCTCCAGATAATTAATATCGAGAAAGAGAATGAAGCGAAACTTCATCAGGAAAAGTTGAAATCAGAGAAAATGATTTCGCGACTTTATCTTAGTCTGTTAGTTGTTGTATTCTTAGGTTTATTTTTCATTTATCGTTTGTATTTACAGAAGAAGAAAACCGATAGCCAAAAAGAAGTTCTTCTAAAAGAGATTCATCATCGTGTAAAAAACAACTTGCAAATTGTATCCAGTTTGCTCGATTTGCAATCTAATAGTATTGATGATGAATCGACACTTGTTGCCATTAACGATGGACAAACAAGAATGAAAGCCATGGCTTTGATTCATCAAAATCTTTATCAGAACAAACATATAGAGAGCATTTCATTTAAAGATTACATAGAACAATTAGTGGTTCAAGTTAGTGATGGTAACCAAATAGAACAGGAAGTTGAGCATAGCATCGAGATGGAGGATGTAAATTTCGATATTGATACTGCAGTGCCTTTAGGTTTAATTGTAAATGAACTATTAACCAATGCTTTTAAATATGCATTTACAAAACAGGATATTGGACAGCTTAGCATTAAACTGGAACACAATCAGGATTATTATAAACTCTCCATAAAAGACAATGGCTTAGGATTGCCTGATGATTATAATTTTGAAAAATCGAAATCACTTGGCTTAAAATTGGTTCGTCGCCTCAGTAAGCAACTTTATGGGAAAGCTGAATATACTTTTGATAATGGTTCTGTTTTTACAATCTTTTTTAAAGATACTGAGACACGTAAGGAGATTTCTTAA
- a CDS encoding response regulator: MSKVKILVVEDEIIIADNICDILENLGYEVLEPAINYSEAIETIENEKPDLAILDIQLAGKKDGVDLAWTIKEEYDIPFIFLTSNADPATIEKAKRAEPPAYLVKPFNKDDLYTSIEIALYNFSKKSKEAEEENVIVKDALFFKTKNIFHKIKFEDILYLKSDHVYVEIHNKKEKHFVHRGSISSLMEKLPSNFFRTHRSYVVNLNFLDSINNQSVVIEGEDIPIGKNYRNDLINRINIG, from the coding sequence ATGAGTAAAGTAAAGATACTAGTAGTTGAGGATGAGATAATTATTGCAGATAATATTTGCGATATTTTGGAAAATTTAGGCTATGAGGTTTTAGAGCCAGCTATTAATTATAGCGAAGCTATTGAAACGATAGAGAACGAAAAACCTGATTTAGCTATTTTGGATATTCAATTGGCAGGGAAAAAGGATGGTGTTGATTTGGCTTGGACTATTAAAGAAGAATATGATATTCCATTCATATTCTTGACTTCGAATGCTGATCCAGCTACCATCGAAAAGGCCAAGAGGGCAGAACCACCAGCTTACCTAGTGAAGCCTTTCAATAAGGATGATTTGTACACCTCCATCGAAATCGCTCTTTATAATTTCAGTAAAAAGAGCAAAGAAGCAGAAGAGGAAAATGTGATTGTAAAGGATGCACTCTTTTTTAAGACTAAAAATATTTTCCATAAGATTAAGTTTGAAGATATTCTCTACTTGAAAAGTGATCATGTGTACGTTGAGATTCATAACAAAAAGGAGAAACACTTTGTGCACAGGGGAAGCATTAGCTCTTTAATGGAGAAGTTGCCTTCAAATTTCTTTCGAACACATCGTAGCTATGTTGTTAATTTGAATTTTTTAGATAGTATCAACAATCAGAGTGTGGTAATTGAAGGAGAAGACATTCCTATTGGAAAAAATTATCGAAATGATTTAATTAATCGAATAAATATTGGATAA
- a CDS encoding PorP/SprF family type IX secretion system membrane protein, whose protein sequence is MKKLLPFLFLLLGSVSMSYGQQDKMFTQYLNYPSAINPAYAGSRGATQILGIARRQWVGIAGAPESSAVSINSPITFFNMGVGLTVESDKLGPEKNTDVGVDLSYRLQLSESLFLNLGLKAGLAHYKVDLLDAKAVDQNDPLLLNNIDGDVIPNFGVGAFLYSDRFFAGLSIPRLIQTDVEGGDLAKSTLDRGKLHYFLTAGYLMDINPFMKLKPSILVKATQGSRLSYDISLMAIFVDRLWLGTSFRNEDSVAAIAQVNVTNQLRIGYSYDFAISKLSGRSDGSHEISLSYDIVFNSKKLKSPRYF, encoded by the coding sequence ATGAAAAAACTTTTACCCTTTTTGTTCTTATTGTTAGGGAGTGTTAGTATGAGTTACGGGCAACAGGACAAAATGTTCACCCAATACTTAAACTATCCTTCAGCAATTAATCCTGCATATGCAGGTTCTAGAGGAGCAACACAAATACTTGGAATTGCTCGCCGACAATGGGTCGGAATTGCCGGAGCTCCTGAAAGTTCTGCTGTTTCAATTAATAGTCCAATTACATTTTTTAATATGGGTGTAGGTCTAACTGTAGAAAGTGACAAGTTGGGTCCAGAAAAGAACACAGATGTTGGAGTTGACTTATCTTATCGTTTGCAGTTGAGTGAATCGTTGTTTTTAAATTTAGGTTTAAAAGCTGGTTTAGCACACTATAAAGTGGACTTGTTGGATGCAAAAGCGGTAGATCAAAACGACCCTTTACTATTAAATAATATTGATGGAGACGTAATTCCAAACTTTGGAGTTGGAGCTTTTTTATATTCCGATCGTTTTTTTGCAGGTCTTTCTATTCCTAGACTTATACAAACTGATGTTGAAGGAGGCGATTTGGCCAAATCAACTTTGGATAGAGGGAAATTACATTATTTTTTAACTGCTGGATATTTAATGGATATAAACCCATTCATGAAATTGAAGCCTTCCATATTGGTAAAAGCAACCCAAGGATCACGATTATCATACGATATTTCTTTGATGGCAATATTTGTTGATCGTTTGTGGTTAGGAACTTCATTCCGAAATGAAGATTCTGTAGCAGCTATTGCTCAAGTGAATGTTACCAACCAACTTCGAATAGGATATTCTTACGATTTTGCAATTTCTAAATTGTCTGGTCGTAGTGATGGATCTCATGAGATTTCTTTGAGTTATGATATTGTCTTCAATTCTAAAAAGTTGAAGTCTCCACGTTATTTTTAA